One Poecilia reticulata strain Guanapo linkage group LG4, Guppy_female_1.0+MT, whole genome shotgun sequence genomic window carries:
- the gclm gene encoding glutamate--cysteine ligase regulatory subunit, whose product MDLQNTNTNDEGKELLNHGKTLRLHTGNLVNRSRLKKKCPGSPSEELRDCIQATLSDWLSTAKPTSTGFPDTLDCSIPEATDAITPEEREEVKISAKLFLCESGQTAIRDAVETACQTLAVSQLDSVIIAPPGPLEGDGQSLAHLQPAWEELESLVRKQKIAAIGTSDLDKELLEQLYNWAQVKPSSNQVNLASCCVMPPDLTAFAKEFDIQLLTHNDPKELMSTATFQEAMQEGAPGLSATDWRLEWVLRYSVIVKSRGIIKSKGYLVSARRASP is encoded by the exons ATGGATCTTCAAAACACCAACACTAACGATGAGGGGAAGGAGCTGCTGAACCACGGCAAGACCCTCCGACTCCACACAGGGAATTTAGTGAACCGCAGCCGGCTGAAGAAGAAGTGTCCCGGTTCTCCCAGCGAGGAG cttcgAGACTGCATCCAAGCCACGCTGAGTGACTGGTTGTCGACGGCTAAACCCACAAGCACG GGTTTTCCAGACACACTGGACTGCTCCATTCCTGAGGCGACAGATGCCATCACACCTGAAGAAAGGGAGGAAGTGAAGATTTCAG cgaAGCTTTTCCTCTGTGAGTCGGGTCAGACGGCTATCAGGGATGCCGTGGAGACGG CTTGCCAGACGTTGGCAGTTTCCCAGCTCGACTCTGTCATCATAGCGCCCCCTGGGCCTTTGGAGGGTGACGGCCAGAGTCTGGCTCACCTGCAGCCGGCGTGGGAGGAGCTAGAGTCTCTGGTGAGGAAGCAGAAGATCGCCGCCATCGGCACGTCTGACCTGGACAAAGagctgctggagcagctctACAACTGGGCCCAG gtgaagcccAGCAGTAATCAGGTGAACCTGGCCTCCTGCTGCGTGATGCCGCCTGATCTGACCGCCTTCGCCAAAGAGTTTGACATCCAGCTGCTCACACACAACGACCCCAAAG AACTGATGTCAACAGCCACATTCCAGGAGGCGATGCAGGAAGGAGCGCCGGGCCTGAGCGCCACCGACTGGAGGCTGGAGTGGGTCCTCCGCTACTCCGTCATTGTCAAGAGCCGCGGCATCATCAAATCCAAGGGTTACCTGGTCAGCGCGAGGAGGGCGAGCCCCTAG